A region of Rhodanobacteraceae bacterium DNA encodes the following proteins:
- a CDS encoding Cystathionine gamma-synthase yields the protein MTNLASCTRAVRAGIESDTQHGAVVPPLHLSTNFSFAGFNEKRAYDYSRSGNPTRDQLAGALAELEHGVGAVVTSSGMSAVALALELVPAGGTVLAAHDCYGGTWRLLDAWAKKGRFAVEFRDLTDPVALADGLAKRPALVWVETPSNPLLRITDIRHVAQAAHAAGALCVVDNTFLSPALQQPLTLGADVVVHSTTKYINGHSDVVGGAVIAREPEVAEQLKWWGNCLGLTGAPFDSWMTLRGLRTLSARLRAHQENAAALADLLDQHPAVTRVFYPGLASHPQHALAARQQHGFGAMLSFELAGGEDAVRAFLEGLQCITLAESLGGVESLIAHPATMTHAAMAPEARRAAGISDTLLRLSVGIEDLADLSRELHAALARAAATAPKRQAIPA from the coding sequence ATGACCAACCTTGCGTCCTGTACCCGCGCGGTGCGCGCCGGCATCGAGTCCGACACGCAACACGGTGCGGTGGTGCCGCCGCTGCACCTGTCGACCAATTTCAGCTTCGCCGGCTTCAACGAGAAGCGCGCGTACGACTATTCGCGCAGCGGCAATCCGACGCGCGATCAATTGGCGGGTGCGCTGGCCGAACTCGAACACGGCGTCGGTGCAGTGGTGACGTCCAGCGGCATGTCCGCGGTCGCGCTGGCGCTGGAACTGGTGCCCGCGGGCGGCACGGTGCTGGCCGCGCACGACTGCTACGGCGGCACCTGGCGGCTGCTGGACGCGTGGGCGAAGAAGGGCCGCTTCGCGGTCGAGTTCCGCGACCTCACCGATCCGGTGGCGCTGGCCGACGGGCTCGCGAAGAGGCCGGCGCTGGTGTGGGTGGAAACGCCATCCAATCCGCTGTTGCGCATCACCGACATCCGCCACGTCGCGCAGGCCGCGCACGCGGCGGGCGCGCTGTGCGTGGTCGACAACACCTTTTTGTCGCCGGCGCTGCAGCAGCCGCTGACGCTGGGCGCGGACGTGGTGGTGCATTCCACCACCAAATACATCAACGGCCACAGCGACGTGGTGGGCGGCGCGGTGATCGCGCGCGAGCCCGAGGTGGCCGAGCAATTGAAATGGTGGGGCAACTGCCTCGGCCTCACCGGCGCGCCGTTCGACAGCTGGATGACGCTCCGCGGCCTGCGCACGCTGTCGGCACGCCTGCGCGCGCACCAGGAAAACGCGGCCGCGCTGGCGGACCTGCTGGATCAACACCCGGCGGTGACGCGCGTGTTCTATCCGGGCCTCGCTTCGCACCCGCAGCACGCGTTGGCGGCGCGCCAGCAACACGGATTCGGCGCGATGCTGAGTTTCGAACTCGCGGGCGGCGAGGACGCGGTGCGCGCGTTCCTCGAAGGTTTGCAGTGCATCACCCTGGCCGAATCGCTGGGCGGCGTGGAAAGCCTGATCGCGCATCCGGCCACCATGACCCATGCGGCGATGGCGCCGGAGGCGCGCCGCGCGGCGGGCATTTCCGACACGCTGCTGCGTCTCTCGGTCGGAATCGAAGACCTCGCCGACCTGTCGCGCGAGTTGCACGCGGCGCTGGCGCGTGCCGCGGCGACCGCGCCCAAACGCCAGGCGATCCCGGCATGA